From Solwaraspora sp. WMMD1047, the proteins below share one genomic window:
- a CDS encoding alpha-lytic protease prodomain-containing protein: protein MDRRRAIVTGITTAAVLAVAAVAIPAVAEEGPTRRSAPSADAAGPAPELIAALRRDLDLSADQAHERLRKEEWASRMTRQLSVELGADYGGSWLSADGTTLTVAVTDPAEAARVRAVGAEPKTVGRSAGQLDTIKASLDRNAAAASPDVAGWYVDVAGNRVVVLAAPGTESAVGRFVADSGLGDDQVEVLTSTESPRPLFDVIGGEAFFIGNARCSVGFSVVGGFVTAGHCGAQGATTSGANRAAQGVFAASSFPGDDWGVVRTNDDWVPQGVVRDFNGGTVPVAGSQPAPVGSSVCRSGSTTGTRCGVIQALNTTVNYPEGTVTGLTRTNVCAEPGDSGGSFISGDQAQGVTSGGSGNCTVGGTTFFQPVNEILAANNLTLVTAGEAPPAGTAPPTEAPPATEPPAVQPPGAEPPAAGDCAGSQVDRAGALRSGRGQIQPSGRFFRAPAGRHTACLDGPDGADFDLYLQRWSGGGWRTVARATGSGADEQLSHRGPAGVYRYRVQSDSGSGRYVLGFSVR from the coding sequence ACGGCGGCCGTGCTGGCCGTCGCGGCGGTAGCGATCCCCGCGGTGGCCGAGGAGGGCCCGACCAGGCGGTCGGCCCCGTCGGCTGACGCCGCCGGACCGGCCCCGGAGCTGATCGCCGCGCTGCGCCGCGATCTGGACCTCAGCGCGGACCAGGCTCACGAACGGCTGCGCAAGGAGGAGTGGGCCAGCCGGATGACCCGCCAACTCAGCGTCGAACTCGGCGCCGACTACGGCGGAAGCTGGCTCTCCGCGGACGGCACCACCCTGACCGTGGCGGTCACCGACCCGGCCGAGGCGGCCCGGGTCCGGGCGGTGGGCGCCGAGCCGAAGACCGTCGGCCGCAGCGCCGGGCAGCTCGACACGATCAAGGCCAGCCTGGACCGCAACGCCGCCGCGGCCAGCCCGGACGTCGCCGGCTGGTACGTCGACGTGGCCGGCAACCGGGTGGTCGTCCTCGCCGCCCCCGGCACCGAGTCGGCGGTCGGCCGGTTCGTGGCCGACAGCGGACTCGGCGACGACCAGGTCGAGGTGCTGACCTCCACCGAATCGCCCCGGCCACTGTTCGACGTCATCGGCGGCGAGGCGTTCTTCATCGGCAACGCCCGCTGCTCGGTCGGCTTCTCGGTGGTCGGCGGGTTCGTCACCGCCGGTCACTGCGGCGCGCAGGGCGCGACCACCAGCGGCGCCAACCGGGCCGCGCAGGGCGTCTTCGCCGCCTCCTCGTTCCCCGGCGACGACTGGGGGGTGGTACGGACCAACGACGACTGGGTGCCGCAGGGCGTGGTCCGCGACTTCAACGGCGGCACGGTGCCGGTCGCCGGCTCGCAGCCGGCCCCGGTCGGCTCCTCGGTCTGCCGGTCCGGCTCGACCACCGGCACCCGGTGCGGGGTCATCCAGGCGCTGAACACCACCGTCAACTACCCCGAGGGGACGGTGACCGGCCTGACCCGGACGAACGTCTGCGCCGAGCCCGGCGACTCCGGTGGCTCGTTCATCTCCGGCGACCAGGCCCAGGGTGTCACCTCCGGCGGCTCCGGCAACTGCACCGTCGGCGGCACCACCTTCTTCCAGCCGGTGAACGAGATCCTGGCGGCCAACAACCTGACCCTGGTGACCGCCGGCGAGGCGCCGCCGGCCGGGACCGCCCCGCCGACCGAGGCGCCGCCGGCCACCGAGCCGCCGGCCGTCCAGCCGCCGGGAGCCGAGCCGCCGGCCGCCGGGGACTGCGCCGGCAGCCAGGTGGACCGGGCCGGAGCGTTGCGCTCGGGACGTGGCCAGATCCAGCCCTCCGGGCGGTTCTTCCGCGCCCCGGCCGGCCGGCACACCGCCTGCCTGGACGGCCCGGACGGTGCCGACTTCGACCTCTACCTGCAGCGCTGGAGCGGCGGCGGCTGGCGCACCGTGGCCCGGGCCACCGGCTCCGGCGCCGACGAGCAGCTCAGCCACCGGGGGCCGGCCGGGGTGTACCGCTACCGGGTGCAGTCCGACAGCGGCTCCGGCCGGTACGTCCTCGGCTTCTCGGTGCGCTGA
- a CDS encoding DUF2784 domain-containing protein, whose amino-acid sequence MEVTVGYRLLTTLILTLHFGFLAYLVVGGFLAWRWPRTIWLHLVAVGWGVLVVAAQLTCPLTWAEDWSRRRAGEAGLSRGFIDRYLEGVVYPERYTALAQAVVVLVVAGSWAGLLIRRHRGLSPVRTDRRPPADPSDRQLPSDREMPSDRAR is encoded by the coding sequence GTGGAGGTGACCGTGGGCTACCGGTTGTTGACGACGTTGATCCTCACCCTGCACTTCGGGTTCCTGGCCTACCTGGTCGTCGGCGGCTTTCTCGCCTGGCGCTGGCCCCGGACGATCTGGCTGCACCTGGTCGCGGTTGGTTGGGGCGTGCTGGTGGTCGCCGCCCAGCTCACCTGCCCACTGACCTGGGCCGAGGACTGGTCCCGCCGGCGGGCCGGCGAGGCCGGCCTCAGCCGGGGCTTCATCGACCGGTATCTGGAAGGGGTGGTGTACCCGGAGCGGTACACCGCGCTGGCCCAGGCGGTCGTCGTGCTCGTGGTGGCCGGCTCCTGGGCCGGCCTGCTGATCCGCCGGCACCGCGGGCTCAGCCCGGTTCGGACCGACCGCCGGCCGCCGGCCGACCCGTCGGACCGGCAGCTGCCGTCGGACCGGGAGATGCCGTCGGACCGCGCGAGGTAG